From the genome of Mycetocola spongiae, one region includes:
- a CDS encoding tyrosine-protein phosphatase, whose protein sequence is MQITDTIPVTHNARGLGGMTTTAGDKIAPVLFRADALAGLTADGVRGLTDLGIGCVVDLRTDGERARAADALPEDGPIRVVALPILGGAMDEMARNLMPASGEPVALSAEQKEKIAASIPTLEELYIAILQSSAAQFATLARLVVEAADTAAPGVLFHCTAGKDRTGLAAALLLEVAGVSRADIVADYVQTETNLAGPFAQSLLGLVSAVGIPLTPRLETLATRSPAGAITAALDWVSTIHGDALGYLRSGGLSEDEAARLRAALIA, encoded by the coding sequence GTGCAGATCACCGATACCATCCCCGTCACCCATAACGCCCGTGGCCTCGGGGGGATGACCACCACCGCGGGCGATAAAATCGCGCCCGTGCTATTCCGCGCCGATGCGCTGGCTGGGCTGACCGCTGACGGCGTGCGCGGCCTGACCGACCTGGGGATCGGCTGCGTGGTGGATCTGCGCACGGACGGCGAGCGCGCCCGCGCCGCCGATGCCCTGCCCGAGGACGGCCCGATCCGGGTGGTGGCCCTGCCCATTCTGGGCGGCGCGATGGACGAGATGGCGCGTAATCTGATGCCCGCGAGCGGTGAACCGGTGGCGCTCAGTGCGGAGCAGAAGGAAAAGATCGCGGCGAGTATCCCCACGCTGGAGGAGCTGTATATCGCGATCCTGCAGAGCAGCGCAGCGCAGTTTGCGACGCTCGCGCGGCTGGTGGTGGAGGCCGCCGATACCGCGGCGCCGGGCGTGCTTTTTCACTGCACCGCGGGCAAGGACCGCACGGGCCTCGCGGCCGCGCTGCTGCTGGAGGTAGCGGGGGTCTCGCGCGCGGATATTGTGGCCGATTATGTGCAGACCGAGACCAATCTGGCGGGACCGTTTGCGCAGTCCCTGCTGGGTCTGGTGAGTGCGGTGGGTATCCCGCTCACGCCGCGCCTGGAGACCCTGGCCACGCGCTCGCCCGCGGGTGCGATCACGGCCGCCCTGGACTGGGTATCCACCATTCACGGCGATGCCCTCGGCTATCTGCGCTCGGGTGGGCTGAGCGAGGACGAGGCGGCGCGCCTGCGGGCCGCGCTGATCGCCTAG
- the smc gene encoding chromosome segregation protein SMC, whose amino-acid sequence MYLKSLTLKGFKSFAQPTTFAFEPGVTCVVGPNGSGKSNVVDALAWVMGEQGAKTLRGGKMEDVIFAGTSSRGPLGRAEVVLTIDNSDGALPIDYTEVTISRTLFRNGGSEYAINGRGVRLLDVQELLSDSGLGREMHVIVGQGQLDAVLRASPEERRGFIEEAAGILKHRRRKEKTLRKLEGMQANLTRLSDLAGEIRRQLKPLGKQAEVAREAQSIAAIVRDARARLLADEIGTLATAIREFAGDESRRSEERLILGERLEHTRSRISALEEAQVGDAVDRARTVSFELESAQQKLTSLLGLATQRLALLDAQGRGSQAQSPGITQATVDAVEAEVTRLIDGIDEAEAAWENARGATAAARSRLDAVDTELAAQSELLSRHDLEVSALGGRAETAHSRLNTLGAERARQEAALAAAETRAEDAALALAEATRASGDVDADGSGLDAAHREQRTILASAEADIEELREALHTHERERDALAAKTGALGRALDMRDGSTELLARGLPGVHGLVAAAIQVQPGHEAAIAAALGSLADGVLVADHAAAEAALAAVHSHGLGRVELVIAESTWIHNAEPAPAGALRAADVVHAPAGVHALLHDAYIAADLAAARTLATRLDPARPYTVVTAAGEVLSAHTLRGGSGGKQGRIELIAERESAAERLTEVEAQISSIRQDLESRREAQRAAKAAAEAALEALRALDAALAAESERLNRARGQHEAATGERDRLRAALEESAGSLREARIAAENADLAVDTARSRPRPILDAAARELLWGELEQAREYEVEARLRAETARERVRAEQDRLASVRRRLRSERAAAEEEARRAVIRDRQAGVARSVLDALPPVLDSVGRSVAEAALALARAEHERSTQNRELIELRAEESAGRERLSALTESVHGLEMQIHERRVQHASLCERAISELGLDEEALAREYGPDSAVQLTSSELFSLAEEGRVAWSEARFDPALFAESAAETERPGLPYRRAEQEKRLASAQRMLARLGRVNPLALEEFAALEQRHIFLTEQLADLTRTRGDLMTIIEELDRKMQTIFGEAFADTQAAFAEVFPVLFPGGTGNIALTEPENLLTTGIEVRVRPAGKKIERLSLLSGGERSLAAVALLVAIFKARPSPFYIMDEVEAALDDANLGRLLTIFEDLRETSQLIVITHQKRTMEIADALYGVSMRQDGVSAVVGQRVADRAEPAPSPVV is encoded by the coding sequence GTGTATCTGAAGAGCCTCACCCTGAAGGGTTTTAAATCCTTTGCGCAGCCCACCACGTTTGCGTTTGAACCCGGCGTCACCTGTGTTGTGGGGCCCAATGGCTCGGGGAAATCCAATGTGGTGGACGCCCTCGCCTGGGTCATGGGTGAGCAGGGCGCTAAGACCCTGCGCGGTGGCAAGATGGAGGACGTCATTTTTGCGGGCACGTCCAGCCGCGGGCCGCTGGGCCGCGCCGAGGTGGTGCTCACGATTGATAACTCCGATGGTGCGCTGCCGATCGACTATACCGAGGTCACCATCTCCCGCACGCTATTTCGCAACGGCGGCAGCGAATACGCCATTAACGGCCGCGGCGTGCGCCTGCTGGACGTGCAGGAGCTGCTGAGCGATTCCGGGCTGGGCCGCGAGATGCACGTGATCGTGGGGCAGGGCCAGCTTGACGCCGTGCTGCGCGCGAGCCCCGAGGAGCGCCGCGGCTTCATCGAGGAAGCAGCCGGCATCCTCAAGCATCGCCGCCGCAAGGAGAAAACCCTCCGCAAGCTCGAGGGCATGCAGGCCAATCTCACGCGCCTGAGCGACCTCGCGGGGGAGATCCGCCGCCAGCTTAAGCCGCTGGGCAAGCAGGCCGAGGTGGCGCGCGAGGCACAGTCCATCGCGGCCATCGTGCGCGATGCCCGCGCCCGGCTGCTCGCCGATGAAATCGGCACTCTGGCCACCGCAATCCGCGAGTTTGCCGGAGATGAGAGCCGTCGCTCGGAGGAGCGTTTAATTCTCGGGGAGCGGCTGGAACACACCCGCTCCCGCATCTCCGCGCTGGAGGAGGCCCAGGTGGGCGACGCCGTGGACCGCGCCCGCACCGTATCCTTCGAGCTGGAATCCGCGCAGCAAAAACTCACCTCCCTCCTGGGCCTGGCCACTCAGCGGCTCGCGCTGCTGGACGCCCAGGGCCGCGGTTCCCAGGCGCAGAGCCCGGGCATCACCCAGGCCACCGTGGACGCCGTGGAGGCCGAGGTCACCCGCCTGATCGACGGCATCGACGAGGCCGAGGCGGCATGGGAAAACGCCCGCGGGGCCACCGCCGCCGCGCGCTCCCGGCTGGACGCCGTGGATACCGAACTCGCCGCGCAGTCCGAGCTGCTCTCCCGCCACGACCTGGAGGTCTCCGCGCTCGGCGGACGCGCCGAGACCGCCCACTCGCGCCTGAATACCCTCGGCGCCGAGCGCGCCCGGCAGGAGGCCGCACTGGCCGCCGCCGAGACCCGCGCCGAGGATGCCGCGCTGGCGCTCGCCGAGGCCACCCGCGCCTCGGGGGATGTGGACGCCGATGGCTCGGGCCTGGACGCCGCTCACCGCGAACAGCGCACCATCCTCGCCTCCGCCGAGGCCGATATCGAGGAGCTGCGCGAGGCCCTGCACACCCACGAGCGGGAGCGCGATGCGCTCGCCGCCAAAACGGGCGCACTGGGCCGGGCCCTGGATATGCGCGATGGTTCCACCGAGCTCCTCGCCCGCGGCCTGCCCGGCGTGCACGGCCTCGTGGCCGCCGCGATCCAGGTGCAGCCCGGCCACGAGGCCGCAATCGCCGCGGCCCTGGGCAGCCTCGCCGACGGCGTCCTGGTGGCCGATCATGCCGCCGCCGAGGCGGCCCTCGCCGCGGTGCACAGCCACGGGCTGGGCCGGGTGGAGCTGGTAATCGCCGAGAGCACCTGGATCCACAACGCCGAGCCCGCCCCCGCCGGGGCCCTGCGTGCGGCCGATGTGGTGCACGCCCCCGCGGGCGTCCACGCCCTGCTGCACGACGCCTATATCGCCGCCGATCTCGCCGCCGCCCGCACCCTCGCCACCCGGCTGGATCCGGCCCGCCCCTATACCGTGGTCACCGCCGCGGGCGAGGTCCTCAGCGCCCATACCCTGCGCGGCGGCTCCGGCGGTAAGCAGGGACGCATCGAGCTGATTGCCGAGCGCGAGAGCGCCGCGGAACGCCTCACCGAGGTGGAGGCCCAGATCTCCAGCATCCGGCAGGACCTGGAATCCCGGCGCGAGGCCCAGCGCGCCGCCAAGGCTGCCGCCGAGGCCGCCCTGGAGGCCCTGCGGGCGCTGGATGCCGCGCTCGCCGCCGAATCCGAACGACTCAACCGCGCGCGCGGACAGCACGAGGCCGCGACCGGGGAGCGCGACCGCCTGCGCGCGGCCCTGGAGGAATCCGCCGGTTCCCTGCGCGAGGCACGGATCGCGGCGGAAAACGCCGACCTCGCGGTGGACACCGCACGCTCGCGACCCCGCCCCATCCTGGATGCCGCCGCCCGCGAACTGCTCTGGGGCGAGCTGGAGCAGGCGCGGGAATACGAGGTGGAGGCCCGCCTGCGCGCCGAGACCGCGCGCGAACGGGTGCGCGCCGAGCAGGACCGGCTGGCCTCCGTGCGCCGCCGCCTGCGCAGCGAACGCGCCGCCGCCGAGGAGGAGGCCCGCCGCGCGGTGATCCGCGATCGCCAGGCCGGGGTGGCCCGCTCGGTGCTGGACGCCCTGCCGCCCGTGCTGGATTCCGTGGGACGCTCGGTGGCCGAGGCCGCGCTGGCCCTCGCCCGGGCCGAGCACGAGCGCTCCACGCAGAACCGCGAGCTTATCGAGCTGCGCGCCGAGGAATCCGCCGGCAGGGAACGCCTCTCCGCCCTGACCGAGAGCGTGCACGGCCTGGAGATGCAGATCCACGAGCGCCGGGTGCAGCACGCGTCGCTGTGCGAGCGCGCGATCTCCGAGCTGGGCCTGGACGAGGAGGCCCTCGCCCGCGAATACGGCCCGGATTCCGCGGTGCAGCTCACCTCCTCCGAGCTGTTTTCGCTCGCCGAGGAGGGCCGCGTGGCCTGGTCCGAGGCCCGCTTTGATCCCGCGCTTTTTGCCGAGTCCGCCGCGGAAACCGAGCGGCCCGGGCTGCCCTATCGGCGCGCGGAACAGGAGAAACGCCTCGCCTCCGCGCAGCGCATGCTCGCGCGCCTGGGCCGGGTAAACCCGCTGGCGCTGGAGGAGTTTGCCGCGTTGGAACAGCGCCATATTTTCCTCACCGAACAGCTCGCCGACCTCACCCGCACCCGCGGCGACCTGATGACGATCATCGAGGAGCTCGACCGGAAGATGCAAACCATCTTCGGCGAGGCCTTCGCCGATACCCAGGCCGCGTTTGCCGAGGTATTCCCGGTGCTTTTCCCGGGCGGAACCGGGAACATCGCGCTTACCGAGCCGGAAAACCTCCTGACCACCGGCATCGAGGTGCGGGTGCGCCCCGCGGGCAAAAAGATTGAACGGCTCTCGCTGCTCTCCGGCGGGGAACGCTCGCTCGCCGCCGTGGCCCTGCTGGTGGCGATCTTTAAGGCCCGGCCGAGCCCGTTTTATATCATGGACGAGGTGGAGGCCGCGCTGGATGATGCCAACCTCGGCCGGCTGCTGACCATCTTTGAGGACCTGCGGGAAACCTCGCAGCTGATCGTGATCACCCATCAGAAACGCACGATGGAAATCGCCGATGCTCTCTACGGTGTCTCGATGCGCCAGGACGGCGTCTCGGCCGTGGTGGGCCAGCGCGTGGCCGATCGGGCCGAGCCCGCCCCTTCCCCTGTAGTCTGA
- the ftsY gene encoding signal recognition particle-docking protein FtsY translates to MAERSTWSLGSALRGMFQKPTIDDNTWDDLEHALITADFGPEIAEEMIEELRASVARYHTTDPKDLQRMLRENVEERLAKYDTTLHLSDRPAVVLVVGVNGVGKTTTIGKFANYVRAFDRTVVVGAADTFRAAAVEQLATWAERGGAQIVRPQHHGQDPASVAFQTVEFAKNNNVDIALIDTAGRLQTKSGLMDELAKVRRVIEKQAPIAEVLLVLDATTGQNGLSQAEAFIEHAGVTGLVLTKLDGSAKGGFVLAVQEKTGIPIKLVGQGEGIGDLTGFTPHVFAQKLVG, encoded by the coding sequence ATGGCAGAACGTAGCACGTGGTCCCTCGGTAGCGCCCTCCGCGGGATGTTCCAGAAACCCACGATTGATGACAACACCTGGGACGACCTCGAGCACGCCCTCATCACCGCCGATTTTGGCCCCGAGATCGCCGAGGAGATGATCGAGGAGCTGCGCGCGAGCGTGGCCCGCTATCACACCACCGATCCCAAGGACCTCCAGCGCATGCTCCGCGAAAACGTGGAGGAGCGCCTCGCCAAATACGACACCACGCTGCACCTGAGCGACCGCCCCGCGGTGGTCCTGGTGGTGGGCGTGAACGGTGTGGGGAAAACCACCACCATCGGCAAATTTGCCAATTATGTGCGGGCCTTTGACCGCACCGTGGTGGTGGGTGCCGCCGATACCTTCCGTGCCGCCGCGGTGGAACAGCTGGCCACCTGGGCCGAGCGCGGGGGAGCGCAGATCGTGCGTCCCCAGCATCACGGCCAGGACCCCGCCTCGGTGGCGTTCCAGACGGTGGAATTCGCCAAAAATAATAATGTGGACATCGCGCTGATCGATACCGCGGGCCGCCTGCAAACCAAGAGTGGCCTGATGGATGAGCTGGCCAAGGTGCGCCGCGTCATCGAAAAGCAGGCCCCGATTGCGGAGGTCCTGCTGGTCCTGGACGCCACCACGGGCCAAAACGGGCTCTCCCAGGCCGAGGCCTTCATCGAACACGCCGGGGTTACCGGCCTGGTGCTCACCAAATTGGACGGCTCCGCGAAGGGCGGCTTTGTGCTGGCCGTGCAGGAGAAGACCGGCATCCCGATTAAGCTCGTGGGCCAGGGTGAGGGTATCGGCGACCTGACCGGATTCACCCCGCACGTCTTCGCCCAGAAACTCGTGGGCTAG
- a CDS encoding DUF2004 domain-containing protein produces MSLEHDHFGLLETGGPGGVYWSETVEFGDQAVSVSLSAEDAESVTEEALDTAAAMINSLEELDLRAREAMIAEISSGDSAVNAFIALHVEEQGEDLEDYFTHVSGDRDIDFLRSIQVIGVRFSPVGTGEDDAFVVFDYALSIDESDDILVVSLNNRGESVAIEQD; encoded by the coding sequence ATGTCACTTGAACACGATCACTTTGGTCTTCTCGAAACCGGCGGCCCCGGCGGTGTGTACTGGTCGGAGACCGTGGAGTTCGGCGATCAGGCCGTCTCCGTCTCGCTCAGCGCGGAGGACGCCGAATCGGTGACCGAGGAGGCGCTGGATACCGCCGCCGCCATGATCAACTCCCTCGAGGAGCTGGACCTGCGGGCGCGCGAGGCGATGATCGCCGAGATCAGCTCGGGGGACTCCGCCGTGAACGCGTTTATTGCGCTGCACGTGGAGGAACAGGGCGAGGACCTGGAGGATTATTTCACGCATGTCTCGGGCGATCGGGATATCGATTTTCTGCGTTCCATTCAGGTGATCGGTGTGCGCTTCAGTCCGGTGGGCACCGGCGAGGACGATGCCTTTGTGGTCTTTGATTATGCGCTGAGCATCGACGAATCCGATGACATCCTGGTGGTCTCGTTGAATAACCGCGGCGAGTCCGTGGCCATCGAGCAGGACTAG
- the lipA gene encoding lipoyl synthase, translated as MLRLEVRNAETPIERKPEWIKTHARMGPEYRKLQSLVRSEGLHTVCQEAGCPNIFECWEDREATFLIGGSQCTRRCDFCQIDTGKPADYDRDEPRRVAESVTRMNLRYATVTSVARDDLPDEGAWLNAETVRAIRRANPHTGVELLATDFSGNPEHLEEVFSARPEVFAHNVETVPRLFKRIRPAFTYERSLGVLTRARDYGLITKSNLILGMGEEPGEVLRALQDLHDAGTDIITITQYLRPTPRHLPVARWVKPAEFVDYAAAATEIGFLGVLAGPLVRSSYRAGRLWAQSMTAHGREIPAGMSELARERESGFLQASAVVTAG; from the coding sequence CTGCTGCGGCTCGAGGTGCGCAATGCCGAGACCCCGATCGAGCGCAAACCCGAGTGGATCAAGACCCACGCCCGGATGGGCCCCGAATATCGCAAGCTGCAATCGCTGGTGCGCTCCGAGGGCCTGCATACCGTCTGCCAGGAGGCCGGTTGTCCCAATATTTTTGAGTGCTGGGAGGATCGCGAGGCCACGTTCCTGATCGGCGGCTCGCAGTGCACCCGGCGCTGCGATTTCTGCCAGATCGACACCGGCAAGCCCGCCGATTATGACCGCGATGAGCCGCGCCGCGTGGCCGAGTCCGTGACCCGAATGAACCTGCGCTATGCCACCGTCACGAGCGTGGCCCGCGATGATCTGCCCGATGAGGGTGCGTGGCTCAACGCCGAGACGGTGCGGGCGATCCGCCGCGCCAATCCGCATACCGGGGTGGAGCTGCTCGCCACCGATTTCTCCGGCAACCCGGAACACCTGGAGGAGGTCTTCTCCGCGCGGCCCGAGGTATTTGCGCATAATGTGGAGACCGTCCCGCGGCTCTTTAAACGCATCCGCCCGGCGTTCACCTATGAGCGCTCCCTCGGTGTCCTCACCCGGGCACGAGATTATGGCCTGATCACCAAGTCCAACCTCATCCTGGGCATGGGAGAGGAACCCGGGGAGGTGCTGCGGGCGCTCCAGGACCTGCACGACGCCGGGACCGATATCATCACGATCACCCAGTATCTGCGGCCCACTCCGCGGCATCTGCCGGTGGCCCGCTGGGTGAAGCCCGCGGAGTTTGTGGACTATGCCGCGGCGGCCACCGAGATCGGTTTCCTCGGGGTGCTGGCAGGGCCGCTTGTGCGCTCGTCCTATCGCGCGGGCAGGCTCTGGGCGCAGTCAATGACCGCGCACGGCCGCGAGATTCCCGCGGGCATGAGCGAGCTCGCGCGCGAACGCGAAAGCGGTTTTCTTCAGGCCAGCGCCGTGGTGACCGCGGGCTAG
- the lipB gene encoding lipoyl(octanoyl) transferase LipB, whose protein sequence is MLETLRAGFAPKNLDYAEGWALQRRIHEGVVAGTRPDTLILCEHAPVYTAGTSARREEYPADGTPVIPVSRGGRVTWHGPGQLVGYPILTVAPLGIGGADVVGHVRRLEYVLIRAAAAFGVRGVRVPGRSGVWVAAAPGGPGAFNKLAAIGIRVQNRVSLHGFALNCAEDLEAFSGIIPCGIRDAGVTSLSLAGGTPVSAEEAAAVIGEHFERWYTSPAALPDAAVSA, encoded by the coding sequence ATGTTGGAGACGCTGCGGGCGGGTTTTGCCCCAAAAAATCTGGACTATGCCGAGGGATGGGCGCTGCAGCGCCGCATCCACGAGGGGGTCGTGGCGGGCACCCGCCCCGATACCCTGATCCTGTGTGAACACGCGCCGGTTTATACCGCGGGCACCTCCGCGCGCCGCGAGGAATATCCCGCGGATGGTACCCCGGTGATCCCGGTCAGCCGCGGCGGCCGCGTCACCTGGCACGGGCCGGGACAGCTCGTGGGCTATCCCATCCTCACCGTCGCGCCGCTGGGTATCGGCGGCGCGGATGTGGTGGGGCATGTGCGCCGCCTCGAATACGTGCTGATCCGCGCGGCCGCCGCATTTGGGGTGCGCGGGGTGCGGGTGCCCGGGCGCAGCGGCGTCTGGGTCGCCGCGGCCCCGGGCGGACCCGGCGCGTTTAATAAGCTCGCGGCCATCGGGATCCGGGTGCAGAACCGGGTGAGCCTGCACGGTTTTGCCCTGAACTGCGCCGAGGACCTGGAGGCCTTCTCCGGGATCATCCCGTGCGGCATCCGCGATGCCGGGGTCACCTCGCTGAGCCTGGCCGGGGGTACCCCCGTGAGCGCGGAGGAGGCAGCCGCGGTGATCGGGGAGCATTTTGAACGCTGGTATACCTCCCCCGCGGCCCTTCCCGATGCGGCGGTATCGGCATGA
- a CDS encoding amidohydrolase, with the protein MTHPLTAPTATAADLLALYRHLHAHPEPSLHETHTAALLAGILRDLGYAVHERIGGTGVVGILRNGAGPTVVLRADMDALPVREDTGLDYASAAVDAAGTPLMHACGHDIHMTCAIGAARDLAAASRSWSGTLVILLQPAEEIAAGAAAMIADGVFDLFPKPSVLLGQHVGNLPAGVVSFTPGPAMAAAESLRIRLTGRGAHGSRPQASIDPVLLAAHIVVRLQSIVAREISPSDTAVVTVGALHAGAQANVIPDTAEIAVNLRSLTPEVHGRLRRAVVRIVEAECAASGTPVAPEITTTGAFPVLSNDPWATALTVAALRTGLGEDRVREVPAITISEDFGLLGQAVGAPSFFWFLGSTQPGRFERARAADEVDAQIPANHSSRFAPEPDTTIPAGIAALTLAARAWLGAPPETGAPLG; encoded by the coding sequence ATGACCCACCCCCTCACGGCACCCACCGCCACCGCCGCGGATCTGCTTGCGCTCTACCGGCACCTGCACGCCCATCCCGAACCCTCGCTGCACGAGACCCACACCGCGGCACTGCTCGCCGGGATCCTGCGCGACCTGGGCTATGCGGTGCACGAGCGGATCGGCGGCACCGGAGTCGTGGGCATCCTGCGCAATGGCGCGGGGCCCACGGTGGTCCTGCGCGCGGATATGGACGCGCTGCCGGTGCGCGAGGACACCGGGCTGGACTATGCCAGCGCCGCGGTGGATGCCGCGGGCACCCCGCTAATGCACGCCTGCGGGCACGATATCCATATGACCTGCGCGATCGGTGCGGCGCGCGATCTCGCGGCCGCATCCAGGTCCTGGTCTGGCACACTGGTGATCCTTTTGCAGCCGGCCGAGGAGATCGCGGCGGGGGCGGCGGCAATGATCGCCGATGGCGTTTTTGACCTCTTCCCGAAGCCCAGCGTCCTGCTCGGGCAGCACGTGGGCAATCTCCCCGCGGGGGTGGTGTCCTTCACGCCGGGGCCCGCGATGGCCGCGGCGGAGAGCCTGCGGATTCGCCTCACCGGCCGCGGGGCACACGGCTCGCGCCCCCAGGCGTCCATCGACCCGGTGCTGCTTGCCGCGCATATCGTGGTGCGCCTGCAATCGATCGTGGCGCGGGAGATTTCCCCCTCCGATACCGCTGTGGTCACGGTGGGCGCGCTACACGCCGGGGCCCAGGCAAACGTGATCCCGGATACCGCGGAGATCGCCGTGAACCTGCGCTCGCTCACCCCCGAGGTACACGGCCGGCTGCGGCGCGCGGTGGTGCGCATCGTGGAGGCCGAGTGCGCGGCCTCGGGCACCCCGGTGGCGCCCGAGATCACCACCACGGGCGCGTTTCCGGTGCTCAGCAACGATCCCTGGGCCACGGCCCTCACGGTGGCCGCGCTGCGCACGGGCCTCGGCGAAGACCGCGTCCGGGAGGTGCCCGCGATCACGATCAGCGAGGATTTTGGCCTCCTCGGGCAGGCCGTGGGTGCACCCTCGTTTTTCTGGTTTCTCGGGTCCACACAGCCCGGGCGCTTCGAGCGCGCCCGGGCCGCCGATGAGGTGGATGCCCAGATTCCCGCCAACCACTCCTCGCGCTTTGCCCCCGAGCCCGATACCACGATTCCCGCGGGAATAGCCGCGCTCACGCTGGCGGCGCGCGCGTGGCTCGGCGCACCCCCGGAAACCGGCGCACCCTTGGGGTAA
- a CDS encoding LacI family DNA-binding transcriptional regulator, translated as MRQPTVSDVATAAGVSTATVSRALSGEAGVSENTRTRIVGLAAELGYTPNSFARALRRNRSDIVGIVVPSISNPFFTALVESVEHALQRVEKTLFLCDSRGDVELEAQRIASLRESHVDGILISPCHGELSAPAINAIPAATPVVQLDQFVTGTSSDWVGIDDDAALDLLLTHAAERGARSAVFVSSATTNSSTRARLDSFHKYAARLGIHTGPEDLLLGGFSLDWGEQVGQLLLARPSLPDVVVCGADVIAFGVIRALSAAGVSIPDRVLVTGFDDIAFASVISPSLTTVRQPTDLLAAEAVRMLMRPRDEAFSKVALSPTLIVRESTGGPRA; from the coding sequence TTGCGCCAACCAACCGTTTCCGATGTGGCCACGGCGGCCGGAGTATCCACCGCCACCGTGTCCCGCGCGCTCTCCGGTGAGGCCGGGGTCTCCGAGAATACCCGCACCCGCATCGTGGGCCTCGCCGCCGAGCTCGGCTATACCCCCAATTCCTTCGCGCGCGCCCTGCGCCGCAACCGCTCCGATATCGTGGGCATCGTGGTGCCCAGCATCTCCAACCCCTTCTTCACCGCGCTCGTGGAGAGCGTGGAGCACGCACTCCAGCGCGTGGAAAAAACCCTCTTCCTCTGCGATTCCCGCGGCGACGTGGAGCTCGAGGCGCAGCGCATCGCCTCGCTGCGCGAGAGCCACGTGGACGGCATCCTGATCAGCCCGTGCCACGGCGAGCTGAGCGCCCCGGCCATCAACGCGATCCCCGCGGCCACCCCCGTGGTGCAGCTGGACCAGTTTGTGACCGGCACCTCGAGCGACTGGGTGGGCATCGACGATGATGCCGCACTGGACCTGCTGCTCACCCACGCCGCCGAGCGCGGGGCACGCAGCGCCGTTTTTGTTAGCTCCGCCACCACCAACTCCTCCACCCGCGCCCGGCTGGATAGCTTCCATAAATACGCGGCCCGGCTGGGCATTCACACCGGGCCCGAGGACCTGCTGCTCGGCGGCTTCTCCCTGGACTGGGGCGAGCAGGTGGGCCAGCTGCTGCTCGCGCGCCCGAGCCTGCCCGATGTGGTGGTCTGCGGCGCCGATGTGATCGCATTTGGTGTGATCCGCGCCCTGAGCGCCGCGGGCGTGAGCATCCCCGACCGGGTCCTGGTCACCGGCTTTGACGATATCGCGTTTGCCTCGGTGATCAGCCCCTCACTAACCACCGTGCGCCAGCCCACCGATCTGCTCGCGGCCGAGGCCGTGCGGATGCTGATGCGGCCGCGCGATGAGGCCTTCTCCAAGGTCGCCCTCTCCCCCACCCTGATTGTGCGCGAGAGTACGGGAGGCCCGCGCGCCTAA
- a CDS encoding substrate-binding domain-containing protein produces MKTRLLPAAGVLACALLALTACDASKPTPSSSPGDGTGAASAIPGPDTVATACRTDLKVGLVTINLQALFFNQINTGAQTIADKAGVDLQIVSANDDPLAQVTAVEQLITQGVDAVIVLPIDTEGIKPAIDAAASSKVPVVVVDGIVESDAIASMVGTANAESSKKLAEFLAAETTERGEIGIVGALNSTIQLDRQKGFVDQAVADGFTEGTIVDGKNVQETAQSASENLLTGNPDLKFAFATGEPALVGLAAAVETQNAGDRISVVGWDLSQSAVTGLKEGWLKGIVQQNTFGFGYEGMNAAINAACGEKTEKFVPIETTIVTPENYTDYLYYLEK; encoded by the coding sequence ATGAAGACTCGACTTCTCCCCGCAGCAGGCGTACTCGCCTGCGCCCTCCTGGCGCTCACCGCGTGTGACGCCAGCAAGCCCACCCCCTCCTCCTCCCCGGGAGACGGCACCGGTGCCGCCTCCGCGATCCCCGGCCCCGATACCGTGGCCACCGCGTGCCGCACCGACCTTAAGGTGGGGCTGGTCACCATCAACCTGCAGGCGCTGTTCTTTAACCAGATCAATACCGGCGCGCAGACCATCGCCGATAAGGCCGGCGTGGACCTGCAGATCGTCAGCGCCAACGACGATCCGCTCGCCCAGGTCACGGCCGTGGAACAGCTGATCACCCAGGGCGTGGACGCCGTGATTGTGCTCCCCATCGATACCGAGGGCATTAAGCCGGCAATCGACGCCGCCGCCTCCTCCAAGGTTCCCGTGGTGGTTGTGGACGGCATCGTGGAATCCGATGCGATCGCCAGCATGGTGGGCACCGCAAACGCCGAATCCAGCAAGAAGCTCGCGGAGTTCCTCGCCGCCGAGACCACCGAGCGCGGCGAGATCGGCATCGTGGGTGCGCTTAACAGCACCATCCAGCTCGACCGCCAGAAGGGCTTTGTGGACCAGGCCGTGGCCGATGGCTTCACCGAGGGCACCATCGTGGACGGCAAAAACGTGCAGGAGACCGCCCAGTCCGCGAGCGAAAACCTGCTCACCGGAAACCCCGACCTGAAATTCGCATTTGCCACCGGCGAACCCGCCCTCGTGGGCCTCGCGGCCGCCGTGGAAACCCAGAACGCGGGCGACCGCATCAGCGTTGTTGGCTGGGACCTGTCCCAGTCCGCCGTGACCGGCCTCAAGGAGGGCTGGCTTAAGGGCATCGTGCAGCAGAACACCTTCGGCTTCGGCTATGAGGGCATGAACGCCGCTATCAACGCGGCCTGCGGCGAGAAGACCGAAAAATTTGTTCCGATCGAGACCACCATCGTCACGCCCGAGAACTATACCGACTACCTGTACTACCTGGAGAAGTAA